A stretch of the Lactuca sativa cultivar Salinas chromosome 9, Lsat_Salinas_v11, whole genome shotgun sequence genome encodes the following:
- the LOC111918046 gene encoding sec-independent protein translocase protein TATB, chloroplastic: MASAIFNPPYLSHPSSSSSISPKFFRKPPIYASLSPTVRSLTWVPHIGSTPFSSWNGLRTNGLSISLQSLKLEKRKKCKGKGVFASLFGVGAPEALVIGVVALLVFGPKGLAEVAKTLGKTLRSFQPTIRELQEVSREFKSTLEKEIGLDELKNPLQGNYTSTTQTQIPPDTLQNSQLTATPPATTNTTDDDSPATTTTPEDPQATATTTPDVSLEDSGDTTATPAVTMEEDSQPTVDTTNGSPSSRVYTSEELLKITEEQLKAVASQQQKEEPPVKPESEM; encoded by the exons ATGGCTTCCGCGATCTTCAATCCTCCATATTTATCTCACCCTTCATCGTCATCTTCAATATCACCCAAATTTTTTAGAAAACCCCCCATTTATGCTTCTCTCTCCCCAACCGTTCGTTCTTTAACGTGGGTTCCTCATATTGGTTCAACTCCATTTTCTTCTTGGAATGGCCTCAGGACAAATGGGTTATCAATCTCACTTCAATCCTTGAAATTAG AAAAGAGAAAGAAATGTAAAGGGAAGGGCGTTTTTGCATCTTTATTTGGAGTTGGAGCTCCTGAAGCTTTAGTGATTGGAGTTGTGGCTTTGTTGGTTTTTGGCCCTAAAGGTCTTGCTGAG GTTGCTAAAACTTTGGGAAAAACTCTGCGTTCGTTTCAACCAACAATCAGGGAATTACAG GAAGTTTCACGGGAATTCAAGAGCACCCTTGAAAAGGAAATTGGCCTTGATGAGCTTAAAAATCCTTTACAAGGAAATTACACTTCCACCACACAGACCCAAATTCCTCCCGATACCCTTCAGAATTCTCAGTTAACAGCAACACCACCTGCCACCACCAACACCACCGATGATGATTCTCCGGCAACCACAACTACCCCAGAAGATCCTCAGGCAACAGCCACAACCACCCCAGATGTCAGTCTGGAAGATTCTGGTGACACAACAGCAACTCCGGCTGTCACCATGGAGGAGGATTCTCAGCCTACAGTCGACACTA CAAACGGGTCTCCTTCAAGCAGAGTGTATACGAGTGAAGAGCTGTTGAAGATCACAGAAGAGCAGCTGAAAGCAGTTGCTTCACAACAGCAGAAAGAGGAGCCACCAGTGAAACCTGAAAGTGAGATGTGA
- the LOC111918045 gene encoding rRNA 2'-O-methyltransferase fibrillarin 1: protein MRAPMRGGRGGGGFSGGRGGGGFSGGRSGGRGDGSGRGGRGRGGFGGGRGGDMARGGGRGGGRGRGGGRGGRGGGMKGGSKVVVEPHRHEGVFIAKGKEDALCTKNMVPGEAVYNEKRISVQNEDGTKVEYRVWNPFRSKLAAAVLGGVDNIWMKPGSKVLYLGAASGTTVSHVSDLVGPTGVVYAVEFSHRSGRDLVNMAKKRTNVIPIIEDARHPAKYRMLVGMVDVIFSDVAQPDQARILALNASYFLKSGGYFVISIKANCIDSTVPAEAVFASEVKKLQAEQFKPMEQVTLEPFERDHACVVGAYRVPKKQKTAA, encoded by the exons ATGAGGGCACCAATGAGAGGAG GACGTGGAGGTGGAGGTTTCAGTGGAGGACGTGGTGGTGGAGGTTTCAGCGGCGGTCGTAGCGGCGGCCGTGGAGATGGAAGCGGTAGAGGAGGAAGGGGAAGAGGAGGATTTGGTGGAGGAAGAGGTGGTGATATGGCTCGCGGAGGTGGAAGAGGTGGCGGCAGAGGCCGTGGTGGAGGTCGTGGTGGTAGAGGCGGTGGAATGAAGGGAGGAAGCAAGGTTGTAGTTGAGCCACATAGACACGAAGGCGTGTTCATCGCCAAGGGCAAAGAAGATGCTCTTTGCACCAAAAACATGGTTCCTGGAGAAGCTGTATACAATGAAAAGAGGATCTCTGTTCAG AACGAAGATGGGACAAAGGTTGAATACAGAGTATGGAATCCGTTTAGATCAAAGTTGGCTGCTGCTGTTCTTGGTGGAGTTGACAACATCTGGATG AAACCTGGATCAAAGGTGCTATACTTGGGAGCTGCATCAGGAACCACCGTCTCTCATGTCTCTGATCTTGTTGGACCT ACTGGAGTTGTGTATGCTGTTGAGTTTTCTCACAGAAGTGGTAGAGATTTGGTGAACATGGCTAAGAAGCGTACGAATGTGATTCCTATTATTGAGGATGCAAGACATCCAGCCAAGTACAGGATGCTTGTTGGCATGGTTGATGTCATATTTTCTGATGTTGCTCAACCTGATCAG GCAAGAATTCTAGCACTGAATGCTTCTTATTTCCTGAAATCTGGAGGCTATTTTGTTATCTCTATCAAG GCAAACTGCATTGACTCAACAGTTCCTGCTGAAGCTGTGTTTGCTTCTGAGGTGAAGAAGCTTCAAGCTGAGCAGTTTAAGCCAATGGAGCAGGTGACACTTGAGCCATTTGAGAGAGATCATGCTTGTGTTGTTGGAGCCTATCGTGTCCCAAAGAAACAAAAGACTGCAGCTTAA
- the LOC111918067 gene encoding uncharacterized protein LOC111918067, translating to MAASSSISTTSCRTKLVKCYCGDVCYVAVSRTPDNPGRKFWGCPNFKESSRCRLFNWMDECGNKSIQQEDELMGLMKIVVGLLLFNAIMLVIVVLKILSNLVCAKL from the exons ATGGCTGCATCGTCTTCAATCTCAACAACTTCATGCAGAACGAAACTTGTTAAATGTTATTGTGGTGATGTGTGCTACGTAGCAGTGTCAAGAACACCAGATAACCCTGGTAGAAAATTTTGGGGATGCCCTAATTTCAAG GAGTCTTCAAGGTGTCGTTTATTCAACTGGATGGATGAATGTGGGAACAAATCTATCCAGCAAGAAGATGAATTGATGGGTTTGATGAAGATTGTTGTAGGGTTGTTATTGTTTAATGCAATAATGCTTGTAATTGTTGTCCTAAAAAT TCTTTCTAATTTGGTATGTGCAAAGTTGTAA